Proteins encoded in a region of the Candidatus Aegiribacteria sp. genome:
- a CDS encoding T9SS type A sorting domain-containing protein: MDRIILQLMVLICISPVLSDSVVQTSWSGGSGTYGPVTSWSDEYYSEMGINTFHTENALILSRDALTTPIEHYVDPEASSWSLWSSDINGDGYIDLVTTKEFSDEYIWCENTDGSGITWINHIVDNAEGIPKSTFPSDIDGDGDMDIIGADEEADKINWWQNVDGSGLVWLKHIVDEDFSDPWSIYSEDIDGDGDMDIISGGWMSISYISWWENLDGTGTSWSEHVVGGEYVMSVYSEDIDGDGDMDILDASWTGTSCLMVWWENADGTGTTWNEHSLSVFSYYSFAEDIDGDGDMDVLYCDSPGYEIGWLENVNGSGTSWVKHVILDPYMTFEICADDLDGDGDMDVLCGEGYMNDISWFENIDGEGMCWLRHQISDESNSSHAFCAADVDGNGYNNFISIGGSPLSWWNITEYSSYGELISSSLYLGNDPGWGSIDWTCEEPAGTSISFQVRACDSPDSTGMGAWSDTLHAPCDLFGILDENDSYVQYKAILQTTDSFVTPVLEDVTISWDPLGIEGAEPAPLNLLPFLPNPSYGYSVIRFSLPEQTIVDLKVFDISGRLVGEIPGEEYSAGYNDVQLEDLSSGIYFCRMVSGDFTATQRFVVVK, encoded by the coding sequence TGGTTCAGACAAGCTGGTCTGGAGGATCAGGTACTTATGGACCTGTAACTTCTTGGAGTGATGAATATTATTCGGAGATGGGAATCAACACATTCCATACAGAAAACGCATTGATTCTGAGCAGGGATGCTCTCACTACTCCAATAGAACATTACGTTGATCCAGAAGCCTCAAGTTGGTCATTATGGTCCAGCGATATAAACGGTGATGGGTATATTGACCTGGTAACAACAAAAGAATTCAGCGACGAGTATATCTGGTGTGAAAACACGGATGGTTCAGGAATAACCTGGATCAACCATATCGTGGATAATGCTGAGGGAATACCAAAATCAACATTCCCTTCTGATATTGATGGTGACGGTGATATGGATATCATTGGTGCAGATGAAGAAGCGGACAAGATCAACTGGTGGCAGAATGTCGATGGTTCCGGTCTGGTATGGCTGAAGCACATAGTTGATGAGGACTTCAGTGATCCATGGAGTATATACTCTGAAGACATCGATGGTGATGGGGATATGGACATAATCAGCGGTGGATGGATGTCTATATCCTATATTTCCTGGTGGGAGAACCTTGATGGTACAGGCACTTCCTGGTCTGAGCATGTTGTTGGAGGAGAGTATGTAATGTCTGTCTACTCTGAGGATATCGACGGAGACGGAGACATGGATATCCTTGACGCAAGCTGGACTGGAACAAGCTGCCTGATGGTCTGGTGGGAAAATGCTGATGGAACCGGTACCACCTGGAATGAGCATTCATTATCAGTGTTTTCCTATTACAGCTTCGCAGAGGATATTGACGGTGACGGCGATATGGATGTTCTCTATTGCGACTCTCCAGGTTACGAGATTGGTTGGCTGGAGAACGTGAACGGATCAGGTACTTCCTGGGTAAAGCATGTTATTCTCGATCCGTATATGACCTTTGAAATATGCGCCGACGATCTTGACGGTGATGGGGACATGGATGTTCTTTGTGGTGAGGGCTACATGAATGATATTAGCTGGTTTGAGAATATCGATGGCGAGGGTATGTGTTGGCTCAGGCATCAGATTAGCGATGAGTCCAATTCAAGTCATGCATTCTGCGCTGCAGATGTTGATGGTAACGGTTACAATAATTTCATTTCCATAGGAGGCAGTCCTCTTTCATGGTGGAATATCACTGAGTACTCATCTTACGGTGAACTGATTTCAAGCTCATTGTACCTGGGTAATGACCCTGGCTGGGGTTCAATCGACTGGACCTGCGAAGAACCTGCAGGCACATCGATTTCCTTTCAGGTAAGGGCCTGTGATTCTCCTGATAGTACAGGTATGGGAGCATGGTCAGATACACTTCATGCACCGTGCGATCTTTTTGGTATCCTTGATGAGAACGATAGTTATGTTCAGTACAAGGCAATACTCCAGACAACTGATTCGTTTGTAACTCCAGTTCTTGAAGATGTAACCATTTCCTGGGATCCTCTCGGAATTGAAGGCGCTGAACCCGCTCCTCTCAATCTGCTGCCATTTCTGCCAAATCCATCTTATGGATATTCTGTAATTCGATTCTCGCTTCCTGAGCAAACTATTGTTGATCTGAAGGTTTTCGACATCTCGGGAAGACTTGTGGGTGAGATTCCAGGTGAGGAATACTCAGCAGGATATAACGATGTTCAGTTGGAAGACCTTTCTTCCGGGATCTACTTCTGCAGGATGGTTTCCGGAGATTTCACAGCGACACAGCGCTTTGTAGTGGTGAAGTAG